One region of Chryseobacterium sp. C-71 genomic DNA includes:
- a CDS encoding M13 family metallopeptidase: MKNVNIAVLAFSGIVFLNSCGTRKNVEAPKLETTEAVAAEPAKEEIKEEGINLSYMDKTVRPQDDFFSYVNGNWVKTTQIPSDKASWGSFNALRENVDDASLSILNKILTEKYAEGSEGQKIQNLYASFMDISKRNADGLNPIKGDLAKIDAIKNVNDLHKYLLEATKLGDNSFYGWRVGADMKNSKMNAVYLGGPDLGLGRDYYQKVNEANTKTLAEYQKYVGQLFGVLGYKNSDAAAKNVVDFEKQLANYLLTLEQNRDANLRYNPKNVSELSGLVKNVNLAKYLTDAGVKTDKVIVGELKYYQNMDQFINQKNLPLLKDYLKYHVINGNASNLGDSLDNIRFDFYSKYLQGQKEQRAMNKRGLALVNSVLGEAFGKLYVDEHFSPESKKQMEMYIDYILKSFKKHINDMDWMSAETKIKAQEKLSKFSVKIAYPDQWKDYSKLKVESPSQGASLYSNLQNVSAWQYQKSLEKVGKPVDKTEWGMSPQTVNAYYSGSNNEIVFPAAILQPPFYNPKADAAVNFGGIGAVIGHEISHGFDDSGSRFDGDGNLNNWWTEQDRKNFDEKVGQLAAQYNAYEPVKGSFVNGKFTSGENIGDLGGVAVAYDALQMYLKDKGNPGLISGFNQDQRFFMSWATVWRTKSTDQYMMNQVKTDPHSPGYFRAFGPLVNQDGFMKAFDIKPGDKLYKAPEERIKIW, from the coding sequence ATGAAAAACGTAAATATTGCAGTACTTGCATTCTCTGGTATCGTATTTCTAAATTCATGTGGAACGAGAAAAAATGTTGAAGCACCAAAATTAGAAACAACTGAAGCAGTAGCTGCAGAGCCAGCGAAAGAAGAAATAAAAGAAGAAGGTATCAATTTATCTTATATGGATAAAACGGTTCGTCCGCAGGATGATTTCTTCAGTTATGTCAACGGAAATTGGGTCAAAACCACTCAGATTCCTTCTGATAAAGCGAGTTGGGGATCTTTCAATGCTTTGAGAGAAAATGTAGATGATGCATCTTTGAGTATTTTAAATAAAATTTTAACCGAAAAATATGCTGAAGGTTCAGAAGGTCAGAAAATACAAAATCTGTACGCATCTTTTATGGATATTAGCAAGAGAAATGCTGATGGTTTAAATCCTATTAAAGGTGATTTGGCAAAAATTGATGCGATTAAAAATGTAAATGATCTTCATAAATATCTTTTAGAAGCTACAAAACTTGGCGACAATTCATTCTATGGATGGAGAGTCGGCGCAGATATGAAAAATTCTAAAATGAATGCAGTATATCTTGGCGGCCCGGATCTTGGTTTGGGAAGAGATTATTACCAAAAAGTAAATGAAGCCAACACAAAAACTTTAGCAGAATATCAAAAATATGTTGGGCAGTTATTTGGCGTTTTAGGCTATAAAAATTCTGATGCAGCAGCAAAAAATGTTGTAGATTTTGAAAAGCAATTGGCCAATTATTTACTGACTTTAGAGCAAAACAGAGATGCCAATTTAAGATATAATCCTAAAAACGTATCTGAACTTTCAGGGTTGGTTAAAAATGTAAATCTTGCTAAATATCTTACAGATGCAGGTGTAAAAACAGATAAAGTAATCGTTGGTGAACTGAAATATTACCAGAATATGGATCAGTTTATCAACCAGAAAAACCTTCCTCTGTTGAAAGATTATTTGAAATATCATGTAATCAACGGCAATGCAAGTAATTTAGGTGACAGTTTAGATAATATCAGATTTGATTTTTATTCTAAATATCTTCAGGGACAAAAAGAGCAACGTGCCATGAACAAAAGAGGTTTGGCGTTGGTGAATAGTGTTTTGGGTGAAGCTTTCGGGAAATTGTATGTTGACGAACATTTCAGTCCTGAATCTAAAAAACAGATGGAAATGTACATCGATTACATTTTAAAATCATTTAAAAAACATATCAATGATATGGATTGGATGTCTGCTGAAACCAAAATAAAAGCTCAGGAAAAACTGTCTAAATTCTCTGTGAAAATAGCTTATCCTGATCAATGGAAAGATTATTCTAAATTAAAAGTAGAATCTCCTTCTCAAGGTGCGAGTTTGTATTCAAATCTTCAGAATGTTTCAGCTTGGCAATATCAGAAAAGTCTAGAAAAAGTAGGAAAGCCTGTAGATAAAACAGAATGGGGAATGTCTCCTCAAACGGTCAACGCATATTACAGTGGTTCAAATAACGAAATCGTTTTCCCCGCGGCAATTCTTCAGCCACCGTTTTACAATCCTAAAGCGGATGCAGCAGTTAATTTTGGTGGAATTGGCGCCGTAATCGGTCACGAAATTTCTCACGGATTCGATGACAGTGGATCGAGATTCGATGGTGACGGAAATTTAAATAATTGGTGGACAGAGCAAGATCGTAAAAACTTCGATGAAAAAGTCGGACAGTTAGCAGCTCAATACAATGCTTACGAACCTGTAAAAGGAAGTTTTGTTAACGGTAAATTTACGAGCGGAGAAAATATTGGTGATTTAGGTGGAGTAGCGGTTGCTTACGATGCACTTCAAATGTACCTAAAAGATAAAGGAAATCCCGGATTAATTTCAGGATTTAACCAAGATCAGAGATTTTTCATGAGTTGGGCAACAGTCTGGAGAACAAAATCTACCGATCAGTACATGATGAATCAGGTGAAAACAGATCCGCATTCACCGGGATATTTCAGAGCTTTTGGGCCTTTGGTCAATCAGGATGGTTTCATGAAAGCATTTGATATTAAACCAGGAGATAAGCTTTATAAAGCACCCGAAGAAAGAATCAAAATCTGGTAA
- a CDS encoding M13 family metallopeptidase: MKKLTLSLFLLAGVCSQNTLNAQAKSTKSVSTTDTGLDISLMDKSVRPQDDFYNYVSGTWMKTAKIPSDKPTWGSFNKLADDTDNNSMTILNSLLKDKFADGSEGKKIQDLYATYMNMEKRNADGIKPIQENINKIDAIKNLTDLQNYLTAVTKDGDNTFYGWGVYSDLKDSNMNAVYLGDASLGMGRDYYQKVDVKNTEALAEYQKYVASMLKELGYKNADAAAKGVVDYEKSIAKNLLTNEQSRDNTLQYNPKTIAELSTLVKNIDLASYLKKVGVSTDRVIIGELGYYKNFDQLVNAKNLPVIKDYLKFHMINGGASYLSEKLGDTKFAFYGKYLRGQQEQRALNKRGYELINGSLGEAFGKLYVEKYFPAEAKAQMVELIDYLKKSFAVHINGLTWMSSTTKEKAMTKLNKFTVKVAYPDTWKDYSKLNITPESKGGNLYSNLQNIAEWQYNKDLAKIGKPVDKTEWGMTPQTVNAYYNPVYNEIVFPAAILQPPFFNPKADAAVNFGGIGAVIGHEISHGFDDSGAQFDADGNLVDWWTPEDKANFEKATKALAAQYDKYEPVKGTFVNGTFTNGENIADLGGVNIAYDALQMYLKDKGNPGVISGYTQDQRFFLSWATVWRTLSSEKYMVNQVKTDPHSPGYFRSFGPLTNVDAFYKAFDVKPGDKLYKKPEDRIKIW; encoded by the coding sequence ATGAAAAAATTAACGCTTTCTTTGTTTTTATTAGCAGGAGTTTGTTCGCAAAATACGCTGAACGCTCAGGCTAAATCAACAAAATCAGTATCTACTACTGATACAGGATTAGACATCAGTTTGATGGATAAATCTGTTCGTCCACAAGATGATTTCTACAACTACGTAAGCGGAACGTGGATGAAAACGGCTAAAATTCCTTCTGATAAACCAACTTGGGGAAGTTTCAACAAATTGGCTGATGATACAGACAATAATTCAATGACGATTTTAAATTCTCTTCTGAAAGATAAATTTGCAGATGGAAGCGAAGGCAAAAAAATCCAGGATTTGTATGCGACATATATGAATATGGAGAAGAGAAATGCAGACGGAATCAAGCCTATTCAGGAGAATATCAATAAAATTGATGCAATCAAAAATCTTACAGATTTACAGAATTACTTGACGGCTGTAACTAAAGATGGCGACAACACATTCTACGGGTGGGGCGTATATTCAGACTTGAAAGATTCTAATATGAATGCTGTTTACTTGGGTGACGCTTCATTAGGAATGGGTAGAGATTACTACCAGAAAGTGGATGTTAAAAACACAGAAGCTCTTGCAGAATACCAAAAGTATGTAGCTTCTATGTTGAAAGAATTAGGCTACAAGAATGCTGATGCAGCTGCAAAAGGTGTAGTAGACTACGAAAAAAGCATCGCAAAAAATTTGCTGACTAACGAGCAGAGTAGAGATAATACACTACAATATAACCCAAAAACGATTGCTGAGCTTTCGACTTTGGTGAAAAATATTGACCTTGCTTCTTATCTTAAAAAAGTGGGAGTAAGTACCGACAGAGTAATCATTGGTGAATTGGGCTACTACAAAAACTTTGACCAATTGGTGAACGCTAAGAATCTTCCTGTAATTAAGGATTATTTGAAGTTTCACATGATCAACGGTGGAGCTTCTTATTTGAGCGAAAAATTAGGTGATACAAAATTTGCTTTCTACGGTAAATATTTAAGAGGTCAGCAGGAGCAAAGAGCTTTAAACAAAAGAGGATATGAGTTAATCAATGGTTCTTTGGGCGAAGCTTTCGGAAAATTGTATGTTGAAAAATACTTTCCGGCTGAAGCAAAAGCTCAGATGGTTGAGTTGATCGATTATTTGAAGAAAAGTTTCGCAGTTCACATCAACGGTTTGACGTGGATGTCTTCTACAACTAAGGAAAAAGCAATGACTAAACTGAATAAATTTACAGTGAAAGTTGCTTATCCTGATACTTGGAAAGATTATTCTAAATTAAATATCACTCCGGAATCTAAAGGTGGAAATTTATATTCAAACCTTCAGAATATTGCTGAATGGCAGTACAATAAAGATTTAGCAAAAATCGGAAAGCCTGTTGATAAAACAGAATGGGGAATGACTCCGCAAACTGTGAATGCATATTACAACCCGGTATATAACGAGATTGTTTTCCCTGCTGCGATTCTTCAGCCTCCTTTCTTCAATCCTAAAGCTGATGCTGCTGTTAATTTTGGTGGAATCGGTGCGGTGATCGGTCACGAAATCAGCCACGGATTTGATGATTCTGGTGCTCAGTTTGATGCTGACGGAAACTTAGTTGACTGGTGGACTCCTGAAGATAAAGCCAACTTCGAAAAAGCAACAAAAGCTTTGGCTGCTCAATACGACAAATACGAGCCGGTAAAAGGAACTTTCGTAAACGGAACTTTTACAAACGGTGAAAATATCGCTGATTTAGGTGGTGTAAATATCGCTTATGATGCATTACAAATGTATTTGAAAGATAAAGGAAATCCTGGTGTAATCAGTGGTTATACACAAGATCAAAGATTCTTCTTAAGCTGGGCAACGGTTTGGAGAACTTTATCAAGTGAAAAATACATGGTAAACCAAGTAAAAACAGATCCACACTCTCCTGGATATTTCAGAAGTTTTGGTCCGTTGACCAACGTAGATGCTTTCTACAAAGCATTTGATGTAAAACCAGGTGACAAATTATACAAAAAACCGGAAGACAGAATCAAAATCTGGTAA
- a CDS encoding CinA family nicotinamide mononucleotide deamidase-related protein, with translation MQNAVLITIGDEILSGNTVDTNSNFIATELKNIGVKVVQIFTISDEIEIIKNTLKSAFELGDLVITTGGLGPTRDDKTKKALAEFFDDEIALDEITFEHLKAYMEKRGRIEILERNREQAFVPTKSTVFQNHYGTAPCMMMEQDGKLSFSLPGVPYEVKPLIKDQIVPYLKEKFNLNYISTRIVSVVGIPESILADRIEEWELALPENLALSYLPVGTRVKLRLTATGTNDDALQIQLEDEIQKLFPIIGENIIATSEDKIEKILGEILSEKELTISSAESCTGGHLSQMLTSNPGSSKYFIGGVVAYATQKKTDILHVSESTIERFTVVSREVAREMADGCQNLFKSDISLSTTGVAGPGKGEDGKDVGLVYYTINVNNESETFKLHLPHLDRQDFIYFVSQKIIQDLVGILISK, from the coding sequence ATGCAAAACGCAGTTCTTATCACCATTGGTGATGAAATTCTTTCAGGAAATACGGTCGATACCAATTCAAATTTCATTGCAACCGAACTCAAAAATATCGGAGTCAAAGTGGTACAGATTTTCACTATTTCAGATGAGATAGAAATTATTAAAAATACTCTGAAATCTGCTTTCGAATTGGGAGATTTAGTCATTACCACCGGAGGTTTGGGACCAACTAGAGATGATAAAACCAAGAAAGCTTTAGCGGAATTTTTTGATGATGAAATTGCTTTGGATGAAATTACTTTTGAACATCTTAAAGCGTATATGGAAAAACGCGGAAGAATTGAAATTCTTGAAAGAAACCGTGAACAGGCTTTTGTTCCTACGAAATCTACTGTTTTTCAGAATCATTACGGAACTGCGCCTTGTATGATGATGGAACAAGATGGAAAGCTGTCGTTCAGTTTGCCGGGAGTTCCATATGAAGTAAAACCGTTGATTAAAGACCAGATTGTTCCTTATTTAAAAGAAAAATTTAATCTGAATTATATTTCCACAAGAATTGTTTCTGTTGTAGGAATTCCCGAAAGTATTTTGGCTGATCGAATTGAAGAATGGGAATTGGCGTTGCCGGAAAACCTTGCCTTATCTTATCTTCCTGTGGGAACGAGAGTGAAATTGAGACTTACAGCAACCGGAACTAATGATGATGCATTACAAATTCAGTTGGAAGACGAAATTCAAAAGCTATTTCCAATTATCGGAGAAAATATAATTGCGACATCAGAAGACAAAATTGAAAAGATTTTAGGGGAAATTTTAAGCGAGAAAGAATTAACAATTTCTTCTGCTGAAAGTTGTACTGGCGGACATTTATCACAAATGCTCACCTCAAATCCGGGAAGTTCTAAATATTTCATTGGTGGAGTAGTCGCCTACGCAACACAAAAAAAGACAGATATTCTTCATGTTTCAGAAAGTACAATCGAAAGATTCACGGTAGTGAGCAGAGAAGTTGCCCGTGAAATGGCAGATGGTTGTCAGAATTTATTTAAATCAGATATTTCTCTTTCTACGACAGGCGTTGCCGGTCCGGGAAAAGGAGAGGATGGTAAAGATGTAGGCTTAGTGTATTACACGATAAATGTCAACAACGAATCTGAGACTTTCAAACTTCATCTTCCGCATTTAGACAGACAGGATTTTATTTATTTTGTCTCGCAGAAAATTATTCAGGATTTGGTAGGGATTTTAATTTCAAAATAA
- a CDS encoding lipocalin family protein, translating to MKTFQKIAIPVSLGIIGLLLFNSCSVGITKGATAVTNFNSDKYLGKWYEIARFDYKFEKDLDNVTANYSLNSDGSIKVQNRGYNYVKKEWKESIGEARFVNDKSEARLKVSFFKPIWAGYNVIDIDDDYQNALVVGNSTKYIWILSRNKEIPNSIRERFLAKAQKLGYNTSDLIWVKHN from the coding sequence ATGAAAACTTTTCAGAAAATAGCCATTCCAGTTTCTTTAGGGATTATCGGATTATTACTTTTTAATTCGTGTTCGGTGGGAATTACTAAAGGTGCAACGGCAGTTACCAATTTTAATTCAGATAAATATCTTGGGAAATGGTACGAAATTGCCCGTTTCGATTATAAATTTGAAAAAGATCTGGATAATGTGACCGCCAATTATTCTCTAAATTCAGACGGATCAATTAAAGTTCAGAACAGAGGATACAATTACGTTAAAAAAGAATGGAAAGAATCAATCGGTGAGGCAAGATTTGTTAATGATAAGTCTGAAGCGAGATTAAAGGTTTCGTTTTTCAAACCGATTTGGGCAGGTTATAATGTGATTGACATTGATGATGATTATCAAAATGCTTTGGTTGTAGGAAACAGTACAAAATACATCTGGATTTTATCCAGGAACAAAGAAATTCCAAACAGTATCAGAGAACGATTTTTAGCAAAAGCACAAAAGTTGGGTTACAATACGAGTGATTTAATTTGGGTAAAACATAATTAG
- a CDS encoding LytTR family DNA-binding domain-containing protein, with translation MKIRSVIIDDEKIAREVLRNYLTKYCPQVEILGEAENIKEAVPLIAETQPQLVFLDVEMPFGNAFDVLEATKEFSYETIFITAFSQYSLQALNKSASYYILKPIDIQELILAVNKVAESIQNKEELNRNKILLENLKLKPEKQQLILPTLQGFDVVKTEDIVRLQADGNFTQVYLTDGSKKMVCRFLKHFDDLLENPFVRVHRSHIINTNFVKSYHKSGTATLSDETEIEVSGSFKEQFLKVFS, from the coding sequence ATGAAAATAAGATCAGTAATCATAGACGACGAAAAAATTGCAAGAGAAGTTCTGAGAAATTATCTCACAAAATACTGTCCGCAAGTCGAGATTTTGGGCGAAGCAGAAAACATCAAAGAAGCCGTTCCTTTGATAGCAGAAACGCAACCTCAACTCGTTTTTCTGGATGTTGAAATGCCTTTCGGAAACGCATTTGATGTTTTGGAAGCGACGAAAGAATTTTCTTACGAAACGATTTTTATCACCGCTTTTTCACAATATTCACTTCAGGCTTTAAACAAATCTGCGAGTTATTATATTTTAAAACCAATCGATATTCAGGAATTGATTTTGGCGGTAAACAAAGTTGCAGAAAGCATTCAGAACAAAGAAGAACTCAATCGAAATAAAATTCTCTTAGAAAATTTAAAATTAAAACCCGAAAAGCAACAGTTAATTCTTCCTACTTTACAAGGTTTTGATGTGGTGAAAACTGAAGATATTGTAAGACTTCAGGCAGACGGAAATTTCACTCAGGTTTATCTTACAGACGGTTCAAAAAAAATGGTTTGCCGATTTTTAAAGCATTTCGATGATTTGCTTGAAAATCCTTTTGTGAGAGTTCATCGTTCCCATATTATCAACACTAATTTTGTGAAATCTTACCATAAAAGTGGAACGGCAACACTTTCAGACGAAACAGAAATTGAGGTTTCCGGAAGTTTCAAAGAGCAGTTTCTGAAAGTTTTTTCTTAG
- a CDS encoding histidine kinase gives MNLIRLFTFVFLLLYVNNLYSQSKDTKEIVAETSKLKKALDTKDESAEADSYYNIGETYFNNGNFPKSEEYFIKSKGIYEKLNDKKNLEKVTRKLAQSQENQNKLKSAASNYEKASNIGYSKSKRVLNANDASRLSSPVVENKAEAIQNNIDISRKENENADLAASYSQMAEVNIEQKNIPKAEENFTNAYKISKDNAPQQALAINQKLTDFYVENKDFDKAIKAKKEVLKEDFVKDNSQKKVEQIQELADIYIKKNDPKEAIVLLKNAYDIALNKGHTLEAQKSVKRLDSLYAISQNTDASVQLYRDFLGKLPDLVSKDRSLVDNKILEDTEQRISQLEQEKKLKDELIRKKNIFNYSLIGALILLIGLIIFIFRTLKKVQIKNKKIALQSLRREMNPHFIFNSLNSVNHFIATNNELEANQYLTKFSKLMRGVMENSTEDFIPFQQELDLLQNYLALEKTRFADKFDYEIEVDESLNTQSLKVPGMLIQPFLENAIWHGLRYRTEKGFLSLKFEKNNDSLNIFIEDNGIGIEESKKQKTEHQKTRKGRGMKNTLERIALLNDLYKKDISCTVKDSENGVFVKITMNF, from the coding sequence ATGAATTTAATCAGGCTTTTTACATTTGTTTTTTTGCTGCTTTATGTGAATAATTTGTATTCGCAAAGTAAAGACACAAAAGAAATTGTGGCCGAAACTTCAAAGCTTAAAAAAGCATTGGATACCAAAGACGAATCTGCAGAAGCCGACTCTTATTACAATATTGGTGAAACCTACTTTAATAATGGAAATTTCCCAAAAAGTGAGGAGTATTTCATAAAATCGAAAGGGATTTATGAAAAATTGAATGACAAAAAAAATCTCGAAAAAGTAACTCGGAAATTAGCTCAATCGCAGGAAAATCAAAACAAACTGAAATCAGCGGCAAGCAATTATGAAAAAGCTTCAAATATTGGATATTCTAAATCGAAAAGAGTATTAAATGCCAATGACGCTTCCAGACTTTCATCGCCGGTTGTAGAAAATAAGGCAGAAGCCATTCAAAACAATATCGATATTAGCCGAAAGGAAAATGAAAATGCTGACTTAGCTGCAAGTTACAGCCAAATGGCAGAAGTGAATATCGAACAAAAAAATATTCCCAAAGCAGAAGAAAACTTTACGAACGCTTACAAAATTTCGAAAGATAATGCTCCACAACAAGCCTTGGCAATTAATCAGAAACTGACGGATTTTTATGTTGAAAATAAAGATTTTGATAAAGCCATTAAAGCAAAAAAAGAAGTTTTAAAAGAAGATTTTGTAAAAGATAATTCTCAGAAAAAAGTTGAGCAAATTCAGGAACTTGCTGATATTTATATCAAAAAAAATGATCCGAAGGAGGCCATAGTTCTATTAAAAAATGCTTACGATATTGCTTTAAATAAAGGTCACACTTTGGAAGCGCAAAAAAGTGTCAAAAGACTCGATAGTTTGTACGCAATTTCTCAAAACACCGATGCTTCTGTACAATTGTATCGTGATTTTTTAGGGAAATTACCTGATTTGGTTTCTAAAGACAGAAGTTTGGTTGATAACAAAATTCTCGAAGATACAGAGCAACGAATTTCACAGCTCGAACAGGAAAAGAAGCTAAAAGATGAGCTGATTCGTAAAAAGAATATTTTCAATTACAGCTTAATTGGAGCTTTAATATTATTGATAGGCTTAATTATTTTCATTTTCAGAACCTTAAAAAAAGTGCAGATTAAAAACAAAAAAATCGCTTTGCAATCGCTTCGTCGTGAGATGAATCCGCATTTTATCTTTAACAGTTTAAATTCTGTGAATCATTTTATTGCGACTAATAACGAACTGGAAGCCAATCAATATTTAACCAAATTTTCAAAACTCATGCGTGGCGTGATGGAAAATTCTACAGAAGATTTTATTCCTTTTCAGCAAGAATTAGATTTGCTTCAGAATTATTTAGCTTTAGAGAAAACACGTTTTGCAGATAAGTTTGATTACGAAATTGAAGTCGACGAAAGTTTAAATACCCAAAGTCTGAAAGTTCCCGGAATGCTCATTCAGCCGTTTCTTGAAAATGCAATCTGGCATGGCTTACGATACAGAACAGAAAAAGGATTTTTGAGCTTGAAATTTGAAAAAAATAACGATTCTTTAAACATTTTCATCGAAGACAACGGTATCGGAATTGAAGAAAGCAAAAAGCAAAAAACCGAACATCAGAAAACCAGAAAAGGCCGCGGAATGAAAAATACTTTAGAAAGAATTGCTTTGCTAAATGATTTGTACAAAAAAGATATTTCGTGTACTGTGAAGGATTCTGAAAATGGTGTTTTTGTAAAAATTACAATGAATTTCTAA